In Haloplanus rubicundus, one DNA window encodes the following:
- a CDS encoding RsmB/NOP family class I SAM-dependent RNA methyltransferase, whose product MTPLERYESLVDDPDAFRAACDRPLPSVVRVNTIKATVDRVRAALDAEGVAHEPTDWHPDVLRLTDDSPGHNWPHAHGWIHGQEEVSNLPAPILDPQPGDRVWDACAAPGSKTTQLAALMDDRGLLVGNDNNLGRLSALRHNAERLGVTNLVVTNQDARNFSLKPLGEGSDDPTAVDAFDRVLVDAPCSCEGTIRKNPDAFDTWSLDHVHSVAGVQKGILRRAVQATRPGGVVVYSTCTFAPEENEAVLDHVLDAEDCRLVDFEAPLDGVPGVTEWEGEEYDPSVEKALRIYPHHNDTGGFFCAKVEVGG is encoded by the coding sequence ATGACTCCGCTGGAGCGGTACGAATCGCTCGTCGACGATCCCGACGCCTTCCGGGCGGCCTGTGACCGACCCCTGCCGTCGGTCGTCCGCGTCAACACGATCAAGGCGACCGTCGATCGAGTGCGTGCGGCCCTCGACGCCGAGGGGGTCGCCCACGAGCCGACCGACTGGCATCCGGACGTCCTCCGGCTGACCGACGATTCGCCCGGCCACAACTGGCCCCACGCCCACGGCTGGATTCACGGTCAAGAGGAGGTGTCGAACCTACCGGCTCCGATTCTCGACCCCCAGCCCGGCGACCGGGTGTGGGACGCCTGCGCCGCGCCGGGCAGCAAGACGACCCAGCTCGCGGCGCTCATGGACGACCGTGGCCTCCTCGTCGGCAACGACAACAACCTCGGCCGCCTCTCCGCGCTCCGGCACAACGCCGAACGCCTCGGCGTGACGAACCTCGTCGTCACCAACCAGGACGCACGCAACTTCTCGCTGAAGCCGCTGGGGGAGGGAAGCGACGACCCCACCGCCGTCGACGCCTTCGACCGCGTCCTCGTCGACGCCCCCTGTTCCTGCGAGGGGACGATCCGCAAGAACCCCGACGCCTTCGACACCTGGAGTCTGGATCACGTCCACAGCGTCGCCGGCGTCCAGAAGGGGATTCTCCGGCGGGCGGTCCAGGCCACCCGTCCCGGTGGGGTCGTCGTCTACTCCACCTGCACCTTCGCGCCCGAGGAGAACGAAGCGGTGCTGGATCACGTCCTCGACGCCGAGGACTGCCGTCTCGTCGACTTCGAGGCGCCCCTCGACGGCGTCCCCGGCGTCACCGAGTGGGAGGGCGAGGAGTACGATCCGAGCGTCGAGAAGGCGCTGCGGATCTATCCGCACCACAACGACACGGGCGGGTTCTTCTGTGCGAAAGTGGAGGTGGGCGGATGA
- a CDS encoding DUF7344 domain-containing protein, whose protein sequence is MSQQVTRRSMTECQIHGLLANERRRAVIERLDASTGTVTVRDLSTAIAETETGQSPPPTRVRESVYTSLHQTHLPKLHAVGVVEYDRERSLVHVRPAVRQVDRHMDVVNGLGITWGEYYRSLGVFGLTLVIGSLTGLPVVGAIDPLLPASGTLALFAVSGAVQLWDDRWRVRRTVERLFRRRIGVGRRAIPMPESRVETHRDADRRRP, encoded by the coding sequence ATGAGTCAGCAGGTTACGCGACGGTCGATGACGGAGTGTCAGATTCACGGACTGCTCGCCAACGAACGGCGGCGAGCGGTGATCGAACGCCTGGACGCTTCGACCGGGACCGTCACCGTGCGCGACCTATCGACGGCCATCGCGGAGACGGAGACGGGACAGTCGCCGCCGCCGACGCGGGTCCGCGAGAGCGTCTACACCTCCCTCCACCAGACCCACCTCCCCAAACTGCACGCGGTGGGCGTCGTCGAGTACGACCGCGAGCGGAGTCTGGTTCACGTCCGCCCCGCCGTGCGGCAGGTCGACCGCCACATGGACGTGGTGAACGGTCTGGGGATCACCTGGGGCGAGTACTACCGGTCCCTCGGGGTGTTCGGACTCACGCTGGTGATCGGCTCGCTGACCGGCCTGCCGGTCGTCGGCGCCATCGATCCCCTGCTTCCCGCCAGCGGCACGCTCGCCCTCTTCGCCGTCTCCGGCGCCGTCCAACTCTGGGACGACCGCTGGCGCGTCCGGCGGACGGTCGAACGGCTGTTCCGTCGACGGATCGGAGTCGGCAGGCGGGCCATACCTATGCCCGAATCACGCGTCGAGACCCATCGAGACGCCGACCGACGGCGGCCGTAA
- a CDS encoding DUF7122 family protein, whose product MTDNDGQRFDRLPATAADREVTGRASRAEVIEWWVDRFGLPDDTFDGFTFWEKGAGKIWIFASDLPSPTDVEGLGMTFLRTRQEHWKPTTNAVQRFGREASRNVIELAPDAARRFLAGEDLEPDWDGDWGYLIVAHELAGGVEPIGVGLYVHDELRSVVPKGRRASLSPPE is encoded by the coding sequence ATGACCGACAACGACGGCCAGCGGTTCGACCGCCTGCCCGCCACCGCCGCGGACCGCGAGGTGACGGGGCGGGCGAGTCGCGCCGAGGTGATCGAGTGGTGGGTCGACCGGTTCGGCCTGCCCGACGACACCTTCGACGGCTTCACCTTCTGGGAGAAAGGCGCCGGCAAAATCTGGATCTTCGCTTCCGACCTCCCCTCCCCGACCGACGTGGAGGGTCTGGGCATGACGTTCCTGCGGACGCGACAGGAACACTGGAAGCCGACGACGAACGCCGTCCAGCGGTTCGGGCGCGAAGCGAGCAGGAACGTGATCGAACTCGCACCCGACGCGGCCCGACGCTTCCTCGCCGGCGAGGACCTCGAACCGGACTGGGACGGCGACTGGGGCTACCTGATCGTCGCTCACGAACTCGCGGGCGGCGTCGAACCCATCGGCGTCGGCCTGTACGTCCACGACGAGTTGCGGTCGGTGGTGCCGAAAGGGCGGCGAGCGTCGTTGTCGCCGCCGGAATAG